TCAATAGAGCGCAGCTTCTCCTCAATGGCCTCCGCTACAAATGCGCTCCTTTTCCTTGAGCGTACCCTTTCCTTAAGAGTCGAAGCCGTCTTCTCAGGAATGGTAAAGTTTAGCTTTACAGTTCTCGAAACCATTATGTATAACCCCAATTAATACCTCTACCTATACGTATTTTAAGCGTATGCCATATCAAATACAACTTTTATTCCAGGCACATTACTTGTATCCTTGCGTTACCTTCCATCAGAGGTATCCATGTACGTTGTCGGAACGGCTGGCCATGTGGACCACGGCAAGTCCACCCTTATCAAAGCCCTGACAGGCATAGACCCGGACCGCCTTCCCGAAGAAAAAGCCAGGGAGATGACCATTGACCTGGGCTTTGCCTGGCTGACCCTGCCCTCGGGCCGAGAGGTCAGTGTCATCGACGTTCCGGGGCATGAGCGCTTCGTTCACAATATGCTGGCGGGCGTCGGCGGGGTGGACCTGGCACTGCTGGTGGTGGCCTGCGACGAAGGTGTCATGACGCAGACTCGCGAACACCTGGCCATCCTCGACCTGCTGCAGGTCAAGAGCGGCCTGGTGGCCCTGACCAAGGCCGACCTGGTGGACGCCGAGATGCTGGACCTGGTGAAGCTGGACACCGAGGAGTCCCTAAAGGGCACCGTATTTGAGAAGGCGCCCATGATGCCCGTGTCGTCGTACACCGGCAAGGGCATTCCCGAGTTGAAGCGTAAAATTGACGACATGCTGACCTCAACACCGCCGCGACCGGACGTGGGCCGCCCGCGGCTGGCGGTGGACCGCTCCTTTACCGTGGCTGGCTTCGGCACGGTGGTCACGGGCACGCTCATTGGTGGCAGCCTGGGGGTGGGGCAGGAGGCGGAGCTGGCGCCGTCGGGGCGCAAGGTGCGAATTCGCGGATTGCAGACGCACAAGCAGAAGCTGGATAAGGCCGACCCTGGACGCAGGCTGGCGATTAATCTCACAGGCGTCTCCCATGACGAGGTGCGTCGTGGCGAGGTGTTGACCAACCCCGGCTGGCTGAAGCCCACGAACCTGGTGGACGTCCGGCTGAAGCTGATTAAAGACGCGCCCCGGCCCATGAAGCACAACGCCCGCGTGTCCTTCCATCTGCTGGCCAGCGAGACCGCCGCCCGAGTGCGCCTGCTGGACACTAAGGAGCTGCAACCCGGACAGGAGGCCTGGGCGCAGGTACACATGGAAGACCCCTTGCCGGTGGTGAAAGACGACTTCTTTGTCGTACGCGACACCGAGACCACTCTGGGTGGGGGCCGGGTTGCCGACGCCCAGCCAAAGCGACACCGCGCCTTCTCCGAGACGGTGCTGGAGAGCCTGTCGAGAATGGAGCAGGGCAGCCCCGGGGAAGCAGTCTTGTCGTCATTGGAGCAGGCCGGCCCCAGCGACATCGCTACCCTGGCCCAGCGGGGGAACCAGGCGCTGTCGGAAGCGCTGCCGATGGTCGAGTCGCTAGCTAAAGAAGGACGGTTGGTTGTCCTGGGTGATGGGGAGGTCAGGGGAGAGTCGGCGGTCTATTCAAACAGGGCCTGGGAGGCGCTGGAAGAGCAGGCACAAACATTCTTGGCGCAGTACCATCGTCAGTTCCCCCTTCGGAAGGGCGCGTCGAGGGAGGAGATGAGAAGCCGGTTAGGACTTTCGGCCCCGCTGTTTCCCCTAGTGCTAGCTAGGTTAATACAGGACGAAGTTGTCACTGAAGACGCCTCGCTGGTGCGGCTGCCGCAGCACAAGGTGTCCATGAAGCCGCAGCAGGAACAGCAGGCGGCGTCGTATCTTAAGGCCCTGGCCTCAGACCCCTTCTCGCCCCCCACAGACCAGCCCATTGATCCGGCGCTGCTGGCCCTGCTCATCGAGGAGGGGCGAGTGGTGCGGGTAGACGCGTCGGTGGTCCTCAGCGCCGACGCCTACAAGCAAGCAGTAAACAAGATAACGAGTTATATTAGAGACAATGGTAAGATCACCGTGGCCGACGCCCGCACCTTGCTGAACTCGACCCGTAAATATGTGCTGCCGCTGCTGGAATACATGGACCAGCAGCGAATCACCCGTCGTGTGGGCGATGAGCGGGTGCTGAGGTGAGCGAGTGGGCTTAGACCTGGCCAAGACTATCCAGGAATTGAACAGCGCGGCCTCCGGCCAGCGGCGCGAGCATGACGACCGCCTCCAGCGCATCGTCGTAGCGGTGGAGGCTATGCGGGGCGCTTCCAAGGACGACGTGGCGCAAAAATTTGACCGTCCCGCGCCTCGACGCCGCTTTTTGTGGGCGAAGCCCACCGACGGCCTGGGCGCTGCCTACGACCCGCCAGCTACACCCTCCGACTTCTGCGTGCTGTCGGTGGACGGCTCGCAGATAGACGTAGACCGTCACATGCCTATGGCCTGCGCCCTTATAAACATCGGCTCGTGCGTGATTCGATATGGCGCTCAGCCTACCGCCCGCCTCGCCAGCCAGCCTAGGCTCCTCTTCGGCGAAGGTCTGTACCTGAGCGACCCCAAGAACGGCGCCGCCGAGGTCCCCTTGGAAGGCCCCGCCTTAGGGCTGAAGCGAAGCCTGGAGGAGATGCGGGCCGTGAAGCCGCTGGTCGAAGCCCTGCCTGATGACCTGCCTACGCTGGCCCTGCTGGACGGAACGCTGGTATTGTGGGGAGCTTCGGGACGGGAGTCGACGCCGCTATTGAAGGCGGAGATTTTGGAGCGGGGGCTGGTGCCAGTCCTCGATGAGCTTAGAGAGATGTCACAAAAACGGCCCTTCGCCCTAGCGGCCTACGTCAGCTACCCCGCCAGCTCCGAGGTCGTCAAAACCCTGCGGCTGCACCTCTGCCAGCATAGCGGCGAGGAGTGTGAGCGGGCGGGCTGCTCCAATCGCCGCTCTTCGATGTCGCCGTGCAGCCTGGTCAACCACCTGCTGGACCGGGAGCTGTTCTTAAACTTGCTGAGGCCGGGGCAGCGCTCAGGGCTATTCATCAGCCAGTCGCTGGTAATTCAGGACTATAAGGGCCACCAAATCTATTTCTTTTATGTGCATACAGGTGATGAAATAGGGCGGGTGGAAGTGCCGGAGTGGGTCGCTACGGACGAACGACTGCTATCGATGGCCCACGCCCTCGTCCTCGACCAGTGCCATCGAGGCCTGGGCTACCCCGTGGCCATATCGGAAGCCCACGAACAGGCCGTAGTCAGCGGCAGCGACCGGCAGCGATTCAACGAGCTGGTGGCCTCACTGCTATCACGGCAGGGGTTATCGGCGGCCACCTCAGAAAAAAGCCGATCTAAAAGGACAGCCTGGCTATGACGCAAGAGAAGCCGCAGCGCATTGGCGAGGTTATTGACGCCGACATACGCAGCTTCGATGTTCAGTGCTACACGCTCTGGCGGGGGCCGTCGCTGGGGACCTTAGTGCGGGCGGGCGAGCCGTCGGTGGTCGGCGTGGTGTCGGAGGTGCGGACCGAGTCGCTGGACCCTAGCCGTCCCGCCATCGCGCGGGGCCAGGACGCCGCCACCGAGGACGATATTTATAAAGAGAACCCTCAGTTGACCCAACTGCTGCGCACTCGATTTCACGCTATGGTGGTGGGCTGCTCCGAGGACGGTGGCATACGAGTGGGTCTGCCATCGGCGCCGCCGCGGCTTCACGCCTTCGTCTTTGCCTGCGACTTGCAGCACACCGCCGGCCTGACGCGCTCCCTGGACTTCCTGCGACTGCTGCTTAATGGCAACGGCCCGGCCAGCGACGAGGTGGTTGTCGCATGCCTGCGTCAATTGGGCAAGGAGTCGCAGTATGGGAAGGACTTTCTTTTGAGGGCGGGGAAGGCGCTGGCGCAAGAGCTGGCGGGCCAGACGCCCCGGCTCAACGGCATCCTCAGGAGACTGGCATGACAACTAACGGCGCGTCGCCTCAGGAGAAGCCAGGCCAGTTCTTAGGACTGGTGACAGGCGGCTCTCTGAGCCAGGGCGTGGAGGTGCGGCTGGATGCTGGAGTGTCCGTGGAGGACATGAAGGACGGCACCCACGTTACTATCCAGGGCGAGAAGGAACGGTTCATCGGCATCGTTACCGACGTTGCCCTGGGCATGACCGACCCGAACATGAAATACGCGCCGCCGGACGTGTCGGACCCCTACATCGCCCAGGTGGTCAAGGGGTCGATGACCTACGGCACCCTGTCGGTGCTGCCGATGCTGACGCTGCCCGCCGCCCTGGGCGCCGACGACGCCCCCAAGCCGGCCAAGACCGTCCCCTCCCATTTCTCCAAGGTGTTCCGGGCGTCGGAACGGGACGAGGAACTGGTCTTCGGCAAAGAAGGCAAGACCCACTTCTTCATCGGCAATCCCCTGGACATGGAGACCAAGGTCTGCCTGAACATGGAGGAGATGGTCAAGCGCTCCTGCGGCGTCTTCGGCAAGAGCGGCACGGGCAAGACCTTCCTCACCCGACTGCTGCTCGTGGGTATCCTGCAGAACGACGGCGCGTCCAGCCTCATCTTCGACATGCACAGCGAGTACGGTTGGATGGGGCAGGACACGGACAGAGGCGCGACGGTGAAGGGCCTGAAACAGCTCTTTCCAGCCAAAGTAGCCGTGTTTTCTCTGGATGAGGAGCATTCGCGGCGGCGGGGCGTGTCGCCGGACTTCGTGCTGCAGGTGGGCTATGGGGACATTGAGCCCGAGGACGTGGAGTTGCTGCGGCAGACCTTGAGCCTGTCCGATGTGGCGGCGTCATCGGCGTGGAACTTGCAGCACAAGCTGGGCGCCAAGGGCTGGCTCAAGACTTTCCTGGACATTGAGGGCGGCGATGCTCTGGCGAAGCTTGCCGAGGATCTGAACATTAACTTCCAGGCCCTTCGCGCCCTCTACAACCGCCTCAGCCGCCTCAAACGCTACGCCTTTATCACCGACAAGCCCCTGGACGACTCGGTGAACCGTATCCTGGAATGCCTTGACCAGGGCAAGCACGTGGTGCTGGAGTTCGGCCAGTACGGCAACGATCTGACGGCCTATATCCTTGTCGCCAACCTGCTGACCCGCCGCATTCATGAACGTTATGCCAGGCGTAAGCAGGAGGCGGAAGGCGGCAGAGGTAAGCCGCCACGACCCCTGGTCATCGTCATCGAAGAAGCACACCGGTTTCTCAATCCAGCGGTAGCCCCCCAGACCATCTTCGGCACCATCGCCCGCGAGGACCGGAAATTCAACGTCACGCTCATGGTCATCGACCAGCGTCCCAGCGCCATAGACAGCGAGGTTATGAGCCAGGTGGGCACCAAGCTGACGTGCCTGCTGGACAACGAGCGGGATGTGGAGGCGGTGCTGGCGGGCACTCCCGGCTCCCGCGAGCTTCGTACGGTACTGTCGAGGCTGGACAGCAAGCAGCAGGCGTTGATATTCGGCCACGCTGTGCCCATGCCAGTAGTGGTGAGGACGCGGCAGTACGGCGCCAGCGGCGAGTACCGCGACCTGGTGCAGCCGGAGTGGTCGAAGGGGCGGATGGCGGGGCAGGGCGGCAACGGGGCTAACGGCGCGGGGGAGTCGGCGGAGGAGGAGCTGGACCGGAAGCTGAAGGGGATGTTTTAGGGGCAGCCGATTTCAAAATTCGCCAATCTGCCCTTTTGTCCAACTTGCCTTCTAGCTCCCACTCCGCCATAATCCTGGCAATTCGCCCCGTCTCGATTTGAGGTGTGCCGATGCCCTGGTGGGGATGGCTGGTTATTTCAGCTTACGGCCTGTTCTTTTTAGCCTGCGTCTTTCTTACGGCCATGCTCCAGGAAGACAGGGAGCCGCGTAACCCGGACCTCTAGCGTCCGCCCATCATTGCTGACGGCGGCGCCAACAACCAGCTAGCCACACCCGAGGACGCCGAGCGGCTGGCCGAGCGCGGCATTGTGTACACGCCGGACTACATCATCAACGCCGGCGGCGTCATCAACGTGTCCTGCGAAGTAGGCATGGCCTACAACGAGGACCTGGCGCGCCATCGCACCGAGCACATCTACGAGACCACGGAGCGGGTGCTAGCCCTGGCGTCCAAGGAAGAGATCACCACCGCCGAGGCCGCGGACCGCATCGCCCGAGAGCGGGTGGAGGCTGTAAGGGGGATGCGGGCGCTGCGGCGGTTTGGGTAAGGATAGGTCTGTCCGTTACGTTGGAGCACTTCTGGGCGCTGTTATAATAAGTCTGACACCGGATTAACCGCGCGAAATAGGGATGTAAATGCAGCTAAAGACAAAAACTAAAGAGGCCTGGGGTAAAACTCTAGAGAAAAAACTCAAAGCCTTGGCCAACCAGTTTTCCGAAATTAAGGCCATCTATCAAAAGAAAACCTCTTGGGGAATGGAGGTGCATTACGTTGGGGACTTTGTGGACAGAGAAAGGGAGGATGCGTTTTACAGGGAAGAAGGGGAGATATTAGCTTGGTCCCCTGAAGGCAAGCTGTGGACCCATCTATTCAATCCCAACAATTTTGCAGACCCCGGCCCGTTTTTGGAACCTGAGGGCTCAGTTAAGATCTTCGGACGTGATTCCTACTCCTAATAATGTCGCCACCAAGTGAAGAACATTTGGAGTGGGCGCGAAGGTTTGAAGAAGAGTTTTTAACTATCCTTGACGCCAATGTCTTCAATTGGGCTACTGTGGCGCTCTTTTATAGCGCGCTACATTATGTACAAGCGTTCCTGGTTGAGAGGGGCCTAGGCGTCATAGTCGAAAATCATGGCATCAGGAACAGGTTGGTAAATACAGTCAGCGAACTGAAGGATATTAGCGCTTCCTATAGGCATCTTCACGATGCAGGCTGGGACTGTCGGTATAGAGGCCGCAGAATTAGACGTGAAGATATTGAAGGTCTATTACACCCTGATTTTGTCAAGGTAAAAACTAGAATTCTATCTCTACTCGGGTAAGACTAGCACGACAAACAAACCAAGAGGCCCCCGAATCTCCAGGGGCCTCTTTTTTATCGCGTTATTTCAGACTACCTACTCCAATATCCGCTCCCCATATAGCCTCACCGCATTGTCCCATAGGATCTTACGCTTGGCGTCCTTGGAGATGGGCTGGGCGATGAAGTCGGGGAGGGCCTTGTCGGGGTCAGGCGCGTCAGGGTGGGAGTAGTCGGTGTTCCAGACGATGTTGTCATCGCCCAGAGCGTCCACCACACCCTTGAGATGGAACTCGTCGGGGTCGCAGGCGACGAAGCCCTGACGTTTGAAGTAGTCGCTAGGCTTCAGGGGCAGCGGGTCCATGTCGTACCACATGCCCTGACGCCGAGAGCGGATGCCGTGGTCGTCCAGGCGGCCCAGCCAGAAGGGCAACCAGCCAGCATTGCCCTCCAGGAAGGACACGCGAAGCTTGGGGTGCCGCCCCAGCACGCCCAGGAATATCAGGTGACCCAGCGATATCATGTTCTCAAACGGAAACCCGATGGCGTGGTCCAGGGCGACTTCCGCGCCGGAAACCTTGTTGCGGGGCTGATACCTGGAGCCGGTGTGGGGGTCGCCGCTGCCGACGCCGTGGAAGGATATGGGGAAGTCCAGCTCCTCAGCCAGGTTCCAGAAGGGGTCGTAGGCCAGGTCGTGCCAGGGCCGAGCCTTGGTGGCCTTGGGCATGGTGACGGTAACCGCCCCCAGCTTCTCAATGACGCGGCGTGTCTCGATGACCATACCCTCGATGTCATGCTGATGGGGCAGGACGCCGACCATCTTGAGGCGGGACGGAGCGGTGTCGGCAAAGTCTCGGGAGTAGTTGTTATAGGCGCGGGCGCAGGCCCACAACAGGCCCTGGTCACGGCCCTCGTTAACCCGCAGGGGCAGGGGCGCGTTATCGATTAGCACCTGCTTGTCCCAGCCTAACCGGTCCAGGTCAGCGATGCGGCTTTCAGGGGTGAACTCCAGAGCATAGGACTGGCCGTACTTAATTGGCATGAAATCGTCCAGGTTCACCGCGGCCTTGCGGACCTCGCCGGCGCCCTGGAGGCTGGTCTTGGCCCTGCGGCCCTCAGGGAAAATCTCGCATTCCATGAAGCTGCGGCTAGCCCCGTGCCGGCTCTCCTCCTTGGGACCGACGATGGGCCGGCGGGCGTAGTATTCCGGCTCCATGTACTGGCTCCAGATATCGTGGATTTCCGAAATATGGGCATCTGCGTCGATGACTTTAAATCCCTTGTACATGACTACTGAGCTCCTGGTTAAAATCGGCTGCGTTTAGGCCATTATAGCAATAGGACGCTCTTTTGCCACAGGAAGGTGAAAGGGCGCGGCGAAACGTAAAGAGGCTCGCCCCGCTGAGACATAGTTTCGGCAGGGCAAGCCTTTTGTTTGAAGAAGCCTACTGCGCTTTGGAAGGCGCGTTGAAGCCGATCTTATTATGAGTGCCGTCGCAGAAAGGTTTGGTGCTGGACTGGCCGCACCGGCATAGCGAGAAAGGATTGCGCTCTATTTTGAACTCCTTGCCCTCGGCGTCCACAAGCCTGACCGGCCCTTCTACTCGATAGTTGCCATTCGGTCTAATCGTAATGGTGACTACTGGTTGGTCTGCCATAAAGAACTCCTTCTGATTTATTTTTATCCCGGCTGTATCGTCGAGAAAGAATAGGCATAGTTGCAAATATTTGCAACTAGAAAGGCAAACGCAAATTATCGCGCCTTAAGCTATTCATACCCCAGTCTATGCAACGCCTCCTCATCCAAGCCCAGGTAGTGTCCAACCTCATGCAGCAGCGTCTTGCGCACCTCCCGCTCCAGGTCTTCAAGAGTGGCGCAGATGGACTCCAGAGGCCGCTGGTAGATGGTTATCTTGTCCGGGAGCATTGGCAGCTCACCGCCGCGCTCCAGCCGGGATACGCCGGTATAGCTGCCCAACAGGTCGTGGCGGGACTCCATCTGCTGCGAATCCAAGACATCACCGGCCGGCCAGTCCTCCACCACCACATCCACGTTTTCCAGGTAGTCCATAATCTGCGGCGGCAGGTCCTCATAGCACCGCAGCACCATATCCACAAACTCGTGCCGCTTAAGACGCAGCATTGGGGATACCTAGCTTCTCCCTTATGCCCTTGAGGATATCCATATTGGCCTTGTCGGGGCCGCCTCCCTCCATGCCAGGCACCTCCAGGAAAAAGGGCAGGCCGCGGAAGGCCGGGTGGGCCATAATGTTCTCGAAGCCCTGGATGCCAATGTGCCCCTGGCCAATGTTCTCGTGGCGGTCGATGCCCGCGCCCAAGGGGTTCTTGGAGTCGTTGGCGTGAACGGCTACCAGCCGGTCAAGGCCTATCTCGCGGTCGAACTCGTCCAAGGCCTTTTCCAGGCCGTCCCTGGTGCTGACATCGTACCCTGCGGCAAAGGAGTGCTCAGTATCAAGGCATACCCTCACGCGCGGGCTGCCGACGGCCTTGATGATGCGGCCTATCTCATCGAATCGCGCGCCGATATGCTGGCCCATGCCCGCCGTGTTTTCTATCGTCAGCCACGGCCCTTGCGGCGAGTTCTCCAAAACTTCGATGATGCTGGCGACGGTCTGGCGGAAGATGCCGTCATAGCCCGCCCCCTTGTGGCTGCCGGGGTGGAATATGATGCCCTGGGCGTCGATGGAGTGGGCCAGGTTCATATAGTCGTTGAGCGATTTGACGCCCTTTTTGACGTTGGCAGGGTCCGGATTGCCCAGATTGATAAGATAGATGCAATGAAAGAAGACAGGTCCCATTCCAACCGCCGCCCGTTTGGCCTTGAAGCCGTCAATGCTTCCCTGAGGTATGGGCTTGAAAAACCAGCTCTGGGGGGAGGAGCCGAAAATCTGGATGGCCTCGCATCCAATGTCCCGGCCGCGGTCAATGGCCGTCTCGATACCCCCAGCGGTGGACACATGAGCGCCCAGCTTCATATTCAGCTCCTTAAACGAAATGCGCCTGCCAATTATGTCCCACTTCCAAAACATGGACAAGAGTCGACGACGTTAATGACGGGCGTTTTTAGAAAGACCATCTTCTTATGAAAGCCTTGCTTCTAGAGGAAGCGGGGCCTGACCCTAAACTCGCCTTCCGTGAGATCGCCGAGCCTGACTGCGGCCCCGGCCAGGTCCTGGTAAGAGTGCGCGCCTGCGGCCTATGCCGCCATGATCTGGCGGTTATGGAGGGCCTATTGCGACGCGGCGTGCGGCTGCCCCTGGCGCTGGGCCACGAAATCGCGGGTGAGGTGGAGAAGGTCGGCGCGAGCGTATTGCGCATCGCCGCCGGCGACAGGGTGGCGAGCCTGCCGGTGGACGCCTGCGGTGGATGCCCCCAGTGCCTCACTGGCCGGGAGCATCGCTGCGAGGACGGGCGAGGGATGGGCCACGGGGTCCACGGCGGAATGGCCGAGTATGTGGCAGTCCGCGAGCACAGCCTGGTCAAGCTGCCATCCGGCATCCCCTGGAATCAGGCCTGCCTCCTCGCTTGTCCGACAGGCGTGGCCCTCAAGGCTGTCCGTGAGGCGGCGCAGGTAAAAGCCGGCGAGACCGTGGCGGTGACAGGGGCCGGCGGCGGCCTGGGGACACAACTGGTCCAGGCCGCCAAACTGTCGGGGGCCCGGGTGCTGGCGGTGACGTCATCGCAGGCTAAAGAGCGGGGGTTAAAAGTCCTGGGCGCCGACGAAGTCATCGTAACCAACGACCTGGACTGGAGCGAGGTGGCCCTGGCCCTGACCGGGGACCGCGGCGTCGACGTGGTACTGGACACAGTCGGTTCAGCGATGGCAGCCAGCGCCGTCAAAGCCCTCTCCGTTGGCGGACGCCTGGCACTGCTGGGTGAGGTGGAGGGTCTGGAGGCCCAACTGAACCTCGGGGAAATCATTTTTCGGGAGGCTCGAATTATAGGGTCCCTGGGGGCGGACAGGAGGCATTTGGAGGAGGCGGCGCGGCTATGGTCGACAGGGGCGATTAGGCCGGTAGTGGGAGGGACTAAGCCGTGGGAAGAGGCGAGGGAGGCAGTCAGCCGTGTGAAGGGTGGGCAGGTTCTAGGCAGGATGACACTGGAGGTTTAGCGTTTTTAGTACGGCTGACTGCCGCGTTAGTCCTTTTGCGTGCATCTGCTGCCTCCAGCCCCATACGAAAGGCTAGGCATCATATAAGCTGACGCCAGTAGTCCTTTTACATATGGCATTGGGTTTTCATGGTCTGTACCGTAGCTGTATTACGAAAAATCTCATAGCTTTCGTAATGTTGGCAAAGTATAAAATTCATAAAAAGTAGTATTCCTTTTGTATTGCTCTTAAGTTGTCAAGAGAATAATGTATCAGTCCCAAAACTTCATAGAGTTTTCACCTTAAGGCGTCACAATAATCAATAGCGGGACGCTACTCAATCAGGAGGCCAATTATGCAGTTCCTGCCTAAGTCTTGCCCAAAGTGTCGCGGTGACATGGTAGCCAGAATGGATACCTACGGACCCTTTCTCTCCTGCGTCCAGTGCAGCCACCAGGTCTTTCTGCCGGCCAAGCCTAAAGAGGCCAGAAGGCCACAGCCGGTGGAGACCGTCGGCGCCAGCCGATAGCCTTCTAAGCAGAAGATATGAAAGCGCCCCGATGTCATCGGGGCGCTTTTGTTTTTCCAAGCCACCGATAGCCGCTTTCGCCAACTCCTGCTAAAATGCCGCCGTTAACCCTAGCAGGAGGTCCCGTCCATGGCCGCCACAAAAGCCGCACCCAAGCCCGCCGTCAGACCCGCCGAAAAGTTTATTACAACCAACGGAGTGCGCCTGCGTTATTTCGATTATGGCAACGAGGGCAAGATGCCTCTCATCTGCCTCCACGGCAATCGAGGGCAGGCGCACATCTGGGACGAGTTCGCCGAGGCTGTCGCGCCTCACTACCATGTCTACACCGTCGACCAGCGGGGCCACGGCGAAAG
This portion of the SAR202 cluster bacterium genome encodes:
- the selB gene encoding selenocysteine-specific translation elongation factor; this translates as MYVVGTAGHVDHGKSTLIKALTGIDPDRLPEEKAREMTIDLGFAWLTLPSGREVSVIDVPGHERFVHNMLAGVGGVDLALLVVACDEGVMTQTREHLAILDLLQVKSGLVALTKADLVDAEMLDLVKLDTEESLKGTVFEKAPMMPVSSYTGKGIPELKRKIDDMLTSTPPRPDVGRPRLAVDRSFTVAGFGTVVTGTLIGGSLGVGQEAELAPSGRKVRIRGLQTHKQKLDKADPGRRLAINLTGVSHDEVRRGEVLTNPGWLKPTNLVDVRLKLIKDAPRPMKHNARVSFHLLASETAARVRLLDTKELQPGQEAWAQVHMEDPLPVVKDDFFVVRDTETTLGGGRVADAQPKRHRAFSETVLESLSRMEQGSPGEAVLSSLEQAGPSDIATLAQRGNQALSEALPMVESLAKEGRLVVLGDGEVRGESAVYSNRAWEALEEQAQTFLAQYHRQFPLRKGASREEMRSRLGLSAPLFPLVLARLIQDEVVTEDASLVRLPQHKVSMKPQQEQQAASYLKALASDPFSPPTDQPIDPALLALLIEEGRVVRVDASVVLSADAYKQAVNKITSYIRDNGKITVADARTLLNSTRKYVLPLLEYMDQQRITRRVGDERVLR
- a CDS encoding CDGSH iron-sulfur domain-containing protein, encoding MADQPVVTITIRPNGNYRVEGPVRLVDAEGKEFKIERNPFSLCRCGQSSTKPFCDGTHNKIGFNAPSKAQ
- a CDS encoding metallopeptidase family protein, which codes for MLRLKRHEFVDMVLRCYEDLPPQIMDYLENVDVVVEDWPAGDVLDSQQMESRHDLLGSYTGVSRLERGGELPMLPDKITIYQRPLESICATLEDLEREVRKTLLHEVGHYLGLDEEALHRLGYE
- a CDS encoding deoxyribonuclease IV; this translates as MKLGAHVSTAGGIETAIDRGRDIGCEAIQIFGSSPQSWFFKPIPQGSIDGFKAKRAAVGMGPVFFHCIYLINLGNPDPANVKKGVKSLNDYMNLAHSIDAQGIIFHPGSHKGAGYDGIFRQTVASIIEVLENSPQGPWLTIENTAGMGQHIGARFDEIGRIIKAVGSPRVRVCLDTEHSFAAGYDVSTRDGLEKALDEFDREIGLDRLVAVHANDSKNPLGAGIDRHENIGQGHIGIQGFENIMAHPAFRGLPFFLEVPGMEGGGPDKANMDILKGIREKLGIPNAAS
- a CDS encoding zinc-binding dehydrogenase, with the protein product MKALLLEEAGPDPKLAFREIAEPDCGPGQVLVRVRACGLCRHDLAVMEGLLRRGVRLPLALGHEIAGEVEKVGASVLRIAAGDRVASLPVDACGGCPQCLTGREHRCEDGRGMGHGVHGGMAEYVAVREHSLVKLPSGIPWNQACLLACPTGVALKAVREAAQVKAGETVAVTGAGGGLGTQLVQAAKLSGARVLAVTSSQAKERGLKVLGADEVIVTNDLDWSEVALALTGDRGVDVVLDTVGSAMAASAVKALSVGGRLALLGEVEGLEAQLNLGEIIFREARIIGSLGADRRHLEEAARLWSTGAIRPVVGGTKPWEEAREAVSRVKGGQVLGRMTLEV
- a CDS encoding ATP-binding protein — protein: MPASIGQGVAVWEGLSFEGGEGAGARAGGPDAPAQRHPQETGMTTNGASPQEKPGQFLGLVTGGSLSQGVEVRLDAGVSVEDMKDGTHVTIQGEKERFIGIVTDVALGMTDPNMKYAPPDVSDPYIAQVVKGSMTYGTLSVLPMLTLPAALGADDAPKPAKTVPSHFSKVFRASERDEELVFGKEGKTHFFIGNPLDMETKVCLNMEEMVKRSCGVFGKSGTGKTFLTRLLLVGILQNDGASSLIFDMHSEYGWMGQDTDRGATVKGLKQLFPAKVAVFSLDEEHSRRRGVSPDFVLQVGYGDIEPEDVELLRQTLSLSDVAASSAWNLQHKLGAKGWLKTFLDIEGGDALAKLAEDLNINFQALRALYNRLSRLKRYAFITDKPLDDSVNRILECLDQGKHVVLEFGQYGNDLTAYILVANLLTRRIHERYARRKQEAEGGRGKPPRPLVIVIEEAHRFLNPAVAPQTIFGTIAREDRKFNVTLMVIDQRPSAIDSEVMSQVGTKLTCLLDNERDVEAVLAGTPGSRELRTVLSRLDSKQQALIFGHAVPMPVVVRTRQYGASGEYRDLVQPEWSKGRMAGQGGNGANGAGESAEEELDRKLKGMF
- a CDS encoding amidohydrolase, which codes for MYKGFKVIDADAHISEIHDIWSQYMEPEYYARRPIVGPKEESRHGASRSFMECEIFPEGRRAKTSLQGAGEVRKAAVNLDDFMPIKYGQSYALEFTPESRIADLDRLGWDKQVLIDNAPLPLRVNEGRDQGLLWACARAYNNYSRDFADTAPSRLKMVGVLPHQHDIEGMVIETRRVIEKLGAVTVTMPKATKARPWHDLAYDPFWNLAEELDFPISFHGVGSGDPHTGSRYQPRNKVSGAEVALDHAIGFPFENMISLGHLIFLGVLGRHPKLRVSFLEGNAGWLPFWLGRLDDHGIRSRRQGMWYDMDPLPLKPSDYFKRQGFVACDPDEFHLKGVVDALGDDNIVWNTDYSHPDAPDPDKALPDFIAQPISKDAKRKILWDNAVRLYGERILE
- a CDS encoding DNA double-strand break repair nuclease NurA, with amino-acid sequence MGLDLAKTIQELNSAASGQRREHDDRLQRIVVAVEAMRGASKDDVAQKFDRPAPRRRFLWAKPTDGLGAAYDPPATPSDFCVLSVDGSQIDVDRHMPMACALINIGSCVIRYGAQPTARLASQPRLLFGEGLYLSDPKNGAAEVPLEGPALGLKRSLEEMRAVKPLVEALPDDLPTLALLDGTLVLWGASGRESTPLLKAEILERGLVPVLDELREMSQKRPFALAAYVSYPASSEVVKTLRLHLCQHSGEECERAGCSNRRSSMSPCSLVNHLLDRELFLNLLRPGQRSGLFISQSLVIQDYKGHQIYFFYVHTGDEIGRVEVPEWVATDERLLSMAHALVLDQCHRGLGYPVAISEAHEQAVVSGSDRQRFNELVASLLSRQGLSAATSEKSRSKRTAWL